In Hyalangium ruber, the genomic stretch CTGCTGACACCGGGTGAAGTCCCTCGGGCCGCTGAGCGTCCTTGCCTGCCCCGAAGACGATGTAGAGGACGGGCAGGACGACAAGCGTCAGAAGGGTAGAGGAGAGGATGCCGCCGATGACGACGGTGGCCAGCGGCCGCTGCACCTCTGCACCGACGCCGGTGTTGAGGGCCATGGGCAAGAAACCGATGGCCGCCACCGCGGACGTCATCAGCACCGGCCGCAGGCGCGAGAGGGCCGCCTCGCGGATGGCGTCATGCAGCTCCATGCCGCGGTTGAGCAGCTGCCGCACGCGGCTCACCAGCACCATGTCTCCCAGCACCGAGACGCCCGAGAGGGCGATGAAACCCACGGCCGCCGAGATCGAGAAGGGCAGCCCGCGCACCAGCAGCGCCAGCACGCCGCCCACCATCGCGAAGGGAACGCCCGCGAAGATGCGCAACGAGTCCAGCACTCGCCGGTAGGTGACGTAGAGCAGGCCGAAGATGAGGGCCAGGGCGATGGGCACCACGATGAGCAGCCGCGCCTGCGCCCGCTCCAGGTTCTCGAACTGTCCGCCGAAGCGCAGGAAGTAGCCCGGGGGCAGCTCCACCTTGTCCTCCAGCGTGCGGCGCACCTCGCCCACGAAGCCGCCCAGGTCGCGGCCCCGCACGTTCGCTTGCACGACGATGCGGCGCTTGCCCCACTCGCGTTGGATGGTGGTGGGGCCGCTCACCTCGCGGATGGTGGCCAGGCGTCCCAGGGGCACGCGCTCGCCACCGGGGGCGGTCACCAGCACCGTGGCGAGCCGGGCCGGGTCATCCCGGAACTCGTCCGACAGGCGCACGGCGAGATCAAAGCGGCGCTCCCCCTCGCGCACCTCGCCCGTCTTGCGGTTGCCCACCGCCTCCACCACGTCCAGCACCTCGTGCGCCGGGATGCCGTAGCGGGCGATGGCCGCCCGGTCCACCGTCACCTCCAGCACGGGCTGGCCCGTCACCTGCTCCACCGTTACGTCCGCGGCCCCCGGGATGGCGCGCACGTGCCCCTCGAGCTCGCGCGCCTTCGCCTTGAGCAGGTCCAGGTCGTCGCCGAAGAGCTTGATGCCCACGTCGCTGCGCACGCCGGCGATCATCTCGTTCACGCGCATCTCGATGGGCTGGAGGAAGGCCATGCGCATGCCGGGCATGTCCGCCAGCTCCGCCTTCATCTCGTTGACCAGCTCCTCCTGGGTGCTGGCGCGCTTCCACTGCTCGCGCGGCTGGAGGGTGATGAAGACGTCCGACAGCTCGATGCCCATCGGGTCCGTTGCCACCTCCGCCGTGCCAGTGCGCGTCCACACGCGCCGCACCTCGTCCGGGAACTTCTGCTTCAGCACCCGCTCGAGCTGGCTGCCGTAGCGCACTGACTCAGTGAGTGACACCTCGGCCAGGCGCACGGTGTTGATGACGACGGTGCCCTCCGAGAGGCGGGGGACGAACTCGCTGCCCAGCTGCGTCGCGGCGGCGCCCGCCCCGAGCACCAGGAGGGCCGCTGCGACGAGCACCGCCTTGGTGTGGGTGAGGCTCCAGGCGAGCACTGGGCGGTAGAGGCGCTTGAGAAACCCGACGAGGCGCGGCTCGTGGTGTCCCTTCACGCCTTTGCGCAGGGCGAAGGAGGCGAGCACTGGCATCAGCGTCATGGACACGAGGGCGCTGCCCAGCAGCGCGAAGATGACGGTGAGCGCCATGGGGCGGAAGAGCTTTCCCTCGACGCCGGTGAGGGTGAGGATGGGCAGGTACACCACCATGATGATGAGCTCGCCGAAGAGGGTGGGCTTGCGCACCTCCACCGCTGCATCACGCACCACCTCCAGGATGCTGCGCTCGCCCCGGGCCTCGGCCAGCCGCCGCTCGGCGTTCTCCACGAGGATGACGGACGAGTCCACGACGAGCCCGAAGTCGATGGCCCCCAGGCTCATCAGCGTGCCGGCGATGCCAAAGCTCAGCATCGCGTTGAAGGCGAAGAGCAGCGAGAGGGGGATGGCGGCCGCCACGATGAGGCCGGCGCGCCAGTTGCCCAGGAAGACGAAGAGCACGGCGATGACCAGCAGTGCCCCCTCGAAGAGGTTCTTCTCCACCGTGCGCAGCACGTGGTCCACCAGCTCCGTGCGCTCGTAGACGATGTCCACCTGGACATCTCTGGGCAGGTTCCTCTTCACCTCCGCGAGCCGCGCGGCCAGGGCCCGTGTCACCGTGTCGGAGTTCTCCCCCATCAGCATGAAGCCAAGGCCCAGCACCGCCTCGCCCTCGCCATCCGCCGTGGTGGCGCCCCGGCGGATCTCCCGGCCCACCTCCACGTGCGCCACGTCCCGCACCCGCACGGGCACGCCCTTGCGCGCGGCGATCACCACCTCCTCGATGTCCTTGCCACCTTCGAGAATCCCCACCCCGAGCACCAGGCTCGCGCCCCCGCCGCGCTCCACCACGCCGCCACCCACGTTGGCGTTGTTCTTCTCCAGCGCCTCGTAGAGATCGCCCAGCGACAGGTCGAACTTCTGCAGGCGCCGGGGGTCCACCACCACGTGCCACTGCTTCTCGCCGCCGCCCCAGGTGTTCACCTCGGCAACGCCGGGCACGCTGCGCAGCTGCGGCGCGATGGTCCAGTCATGCAGCGAGCGCAGCTCCTCGAGGCTCATCGCCTTGGACTTGACCAGGTAGTGGAAGACCTCGCCCAGGCCCGTGGCCACCGGCCCCAGCGTGGGGCGCTCCAGCCCCGCGGGCACCTCGACCCGGCCGAGCCGCTCGGCCACCTGCTGCCGGGCAAACCACAGGTCCGTGCCGTCGCTGAACTGCAGCGTCACCTGGGACAGGCCGAACTTGGAGATGGAGCGCAGATCCTCCAGGTGCGGCAGCCCCGCGAGCGCCTGCTCCAGGGGCACCGTCAGCTGGCGCTCCACCTCGGTGGGCGTCAGGGCTGGGGCAAACGCGTTGACCTGCACCTGGGTGGGGGTGGTGTCCGGGAAGGCGTCCAGCGGCAGCTCCCGGAACGCCAGCAGGCCCGAGACGACGAGGGCCAGCGTGCCGGCGAGCACCACCCAGCGGTGCTTCAGCGACCAGTCGATGGTTTGGGTCAGCATGGGCTACTCGCCCCCGCCTTCCTCGCAGCACCCCGCCCCGATGGAGTCCTTGAGGATCTCCGTCTTGAGGAGGAAGGCTCCGGTGGTGACGAGCTCGTCCCCGGGGGACAGGCCCTTCACCACCTCCACCTGATCGTCCTGGGCCGCGCCCAGCTCCACGACGGTGGGGTGGTACTGGCCCTCTTCCTTCCTCACGAAGACGAGCGTGCGGCCCTCCGCGCGCTGGATGGAATCTCTCGGGACGAGGAGCGCCTCGTGCTCGGCGGCCACCTGGATCTGAGCGCGGACGAAGGTGCCCGCCTTGAGACGGCCGCCCGGGTTGGGAAGCTCCACGCGCGCTGGCACCGTGCGCGTGGCCGGGTCCACGGCGGCGCCCACCCGGGTGAGGGTAGCCTCCAGCTTCTGTCCTCCGACACCTTCGAGGCTCAGCGTCACCTTCTGCCCCGCGAGGACCTGGCCCGCGTCGGCTTCGGGAACATCCAGCTGAGCCCAGAGGGTGGAGAGGTCCGCCACCTGGAGGACGACGTGGCCCGCGCCGACGTTGAGACCGGCGACCGCATCGCGCGCGACGACGGTGCCAGCGAATGGCGCGGTGAGGGTGTAGCGCCCCCCTGTCCCGTCGGCCGCGGCGCCCGCGGCTCCCAGGCTGGAGCGGGCGGCCTCGTACTCGGCCTCGGCCTGGGCGAGCTGGGCCCTGGCCTCATCCACGTCCTTCTGGGCGCTGATGCCCTTCTGCGTGAGGCTCTGCTCACGCTCGAGTGTGGCGCGCGCCGTGGCCACCCGGGCCCGCGCGGCCGACAGCTGCGCCTGGTCCGCGCCCACGCTGCCGGACGCGAACACCAGCAGGGGTTGGCCCGCCTTCACCGCATCGCCCACGTCCACCTTCACTTCGAGCACCAGGGCGTCCCCACGCGAGGACAGGTGCGCCAGGCGGTTCTGGTTGAAGTCCAGCCGTCCGACGACGTCCAGCGTGCGGCCAAAGCGCTGCGCCCGTACCGGCTGCGTCTGGATGCCGGCCTCCTTCACCGTCTCGGCCGAGGCCAGGCGCACCTTGGTGGTGAAGGGCTGCTCGGCTGGAGGCACCAGGCCCACCGCGCGGACAAGCTCCGGGTGGCAGAAGGGGCAGGCGGACTCGGGGAAGCCGTGCTCGCGGCAGTAGTCGCCCGCCTCGACGAACTTGGCGATGAGG encodes the following:
- a CDS encoding efflux RND transporter periplasmic adaptor subunit, translating into MGARIGPVALALLLLAGGAGCSKEKAEAKAAAPPAGAGKTAEAAGPQALKLCEHGVPADLCTRCTPELIDVFKAEGDWCEEHALPLSHCKVHNPHLTFTAQPPLPADWCKEHNLPESKCTKCHPNLIAKFVEAGDYCREHGFPESACPFCHPELVRAVGLVPPAEQPFTTKVRLASAETVKEAGIQTQPVRAQRFGRTLDVVGRLDFNQNRLAHLSSRGDALVLEVKVDVGDAVKAGQPLLVFASGSVGADQAQLSAARARVATARATLEREQSLTQKGISAQKDVDEARAQLAQAEAEYEAARSSLGAAGAAADGTGGRYTLTAPFAGTVVARDAVAGLNVGAGHVVLQVADLSTLWAQLDVPEADAGQVLAGQKVTLSLEGVGGQKLEATLTRVGAAVDPATRTVPARVELPNPGGRLKAGTFVRAQIQVAAEHEALLVPRDSIQRAEGRTLVFVRKEEGQYHPTVVELGAAQDDQVEVVKGLSPGDELVTTGAFLLKTEILKDSIGAGCCEEGGGE
- a CDS encoding efflux RND transporter permease subunit, with protein sequence MLTQTIDWSLKHRWVVLAGTLALVVSGLLAFRELPLDAFPDTTPTQVQVNAFAPALTPTEVERQLTVPLEQALAGLPHLEDLRSISKFGLSQVTLQFSDGTDLWFARQQVAERLGRVEVPAGLERPTLGPVATGLGEVFHYLVKSKAMSLEELRSLHDWTIAPQLRSVPGVAEVNTWGGGEKQWHVVVDPRRLQKFDLSLGDLYEALEKNNANVGGGVVERGGGASLVLGVGILEGGKDIEEVVIAARKGVPVRVRDVAHVEVGREIRRGATTADGEGEAVLGLGFMLMGENSDTVTRALAARLAEVKRNLPRDVQVDIVYERTELVDHVLRTVEKNLFEGALLVIAVLFVFLGNWRAGLIVAAAIPLSLLFAFNAMLSFGIAGTLMSLGAIDFGLVVDSSVILVENAERRLAEARGERSILEVVRDAAVEVRKPTLFGELIIMVVYLPILTLTGVEGKLFRPMALTVIFALLGSALVSMTLMPVLASFALRKGVKGHHEPRLVGFLKRLYRPVLAWSLTHTKAVLVAAALLVLGAGAAATQLGSEFVPRLSEGTVVINTVRLAEVSLTESVRYGSQLERVLKQKFPDEVRRVWTRTGTAEVATDPMGIELSDVFITLQPREQWKRASTQEELVNEMKAELADMPGMRMAFLQPIEMRVNEMIAGVRSDVGIKLFGDDLDLLKAKARELEGHVRAIPGAADVTVEQVTGQPVLEVTVDRAAIARYGIPAHEVLDVVEAVGNRKTGEVREGERRFDLAVRLSDEFRDDPARLATVLVTAPGGERVPLGRLATIREVSGPTTIQREWGKRRIVVQANVRGRDLGGFVGEVRRTLEDKVELPPGYFLRFGGQFENLERAQARLLIVVPIALALIFGLLYVTYRRVLDSLRIFAGVPFAMVGGVLALLVRGLPFSISAAVGFIALSGVSVLGDMVLVSRVRQLLNRGMELHDAIREAALSRLRPVLMTSAVAAIGFLPMALNTGVGAEVQRPLATVVIGGILSSTLLTLVVLPVLYIVFGAGKDAQRPEGLHPVSADEDIGMDDKEASHAAG